The following coding sequences lie in one Cupriavidus sp. WKF15 genomic window:
- a CDS encoding SPOR domain-containing protein — MQQQRKREARSARRSQQRGGTFLGLVLGLIVGLAIAVVVALYITKSPAPFQQKNAPRPSEPGNVASTLPSPTQSQSQPEAPTDPNKPLWSKTPAKPVGQPAPAPAPEAQPQAPVAAAPENHNGERQAERQPPVAVSRPAEKPAEKPAEKPADKPAEKPLAMNKPAEKPVVDPIAEIAQADANKVGYLLQVGAFRSSDDADRQKANLAMQGFEAKITDRDVNGVKMYRVRIGPYNRIEDMNKARDRLQSAGFDASVIRFTKQ; from the coding sequence ATGCAACAGCAACGCAAGCGCGAGGCGCGCAGTGCCCGCCGCAGCCAGCAGCGCGGTGGAACGTTCCTGGGCCTGGTGCTCGGGCTGATCGTCGGGCTGGCCATTGCCGTGGTGGTCGCCTTGTATATCACCAAGTCGCCGGCGCCGTTCCAGCAAAAGAACGCGCCGCGGCCGTCCGAGCCGGGCAACGTGGCCAGCACGCTGCCCAGTCCCACGCAATCCCAGTCCCAGCCGGAAGCCCCGACCGACCCGAACAAGCCGCTGTGGAGCAAGACCCCGGCCAAGCCGGTCGGCCAGCCCGCGCCCGCGCCCGCACCCGAGGCGCAGCCGCAGGCGCCGGTCGCCGCCGCGCCGGAGAACCATAACGGGGAGCGGCAGGCCGAGCGGCAGCCGCCGGTGGCCGTGTCGCGCCCGGCGGAAAAGCCTGCCGAAAAGCCTGCCGAAAAGCCGGCGGATAAGCCCGCCGAGAAGCCTCTCGCCATGAACAAGCCGGCCGAGAAGCCGGTGGTCGACCCGATTGCCGAGATCGCCCAGGCGGATGCCAACAAGGTCGGCTACCTGCTGCAGGTGGGTGCGTTCCGCTCGTCCGACGACGCCGACCGCCAGAAGGCCAACCTGGCCATGCAGGGCTTCGAGGCCAAGATTACCGACCGCGACGTCAACGGCGTGAAGATGTACCGGGTCCGGATCGGGCCGTACAACCGCATCGAGGACATGAACAAGGCGCGCGACCGGCTGCAGTCGGCCGGCTTCGATGCCTCGGTGATCCGCTTCACCAAGCAGTAA
- the argS gene encoding arginine--tRNA ligase, producing MLPVQTSNLAAAFTDAVRALAPADATLPAVTFERPKAAAHGDLACNIAMQVARALKSNPRELAQRIVAAVQADPRAAGLVAAMEIAGPGFINLRLTPAAKADVLRAVLTEGDHYGAQERGMHGHVLVEFVSANPTGPLHVGHGRQAALGDALANLLSWQGYDVHREFYYNDAGVQIQNLAVSVQARARGFKPGDANWPEAAYNGDYIADIAADFLAGKTVSASDGEPVTASGNPEDVDSIRKFAVTYLRNEQDIDLQAFGVKFDHYYLESSLYTDGRVEAAVQALVAKGKTYESEGALWLRTTDDGDDKDRVMKKTDGTYTYFVPDVAYHTTKWERGFTKVINVQGSDHHGTIARVRAGLQGLDIGIPKGYPDYVLHKMVTVMKNGEEVKISKRAGSYVTVRDLIEWSNGQDDTCETIRACLDAGVADWPAHFTRGRDAVRFFLLSRKADTEFVFDVDLALKQNDENPVYYVQYAHARICSIFESWGGADWESRLPELAGSDLAAVTGADASPQALALGQRLAEFPEMLAAAAGELAPHAVAFYLRDLAGDFHAFYNADRVLVDDETVKRARLALLAATRQVLRNGLAVIGVSAPRRM from the coding sequence ATGCTGCCTGTTCAGACCTCCAATCTTGCCGCTGCGTTCACTGATGCGGTACGCGCGCTTGCTCCGGCCGACGCGACCCTGCCGGCCGTGACCTTCGAGCGGCCCAAGGCCGCAGCCCACGGCGACCTGGCCTGCAACATCGCCATGCAGGTGGCGCGCGCGCTCAAGAGCAATCCGCGCGAGCTGGCCCAGCGCATCGTGGCGGCGGTCCAGGCCGATCCGCGCGCGGCCGGCCTGGTCGCGGCCATGGAGATCGCCGGCCCGGGCTTCATCAACCTGCGCCTGACGCCGGCGGCCAAGGCCGATGTGCTGCGCGCGGTGCTGACCGAGGGCGACCACTACGGCGCGCAGGAGCGCGGCATGCACGGCCATGTGCTGGTCGAGTTCGTCTCGGCCAACCCGACCGGCCCGCTGCACGTCGGCCACGGCCGCCAGGCCGCGCTCGGCGACGCGCTCGCCAACCTGCTGTCGTGGCAGGGCTACGACGTGCACCGCGAGTTCTACTACAACGACGCCGGCGTGCAGATCCAGAACCTGGCCGTGTCGGTCCAGGCCCGCGCGCGCGGCTTCAAGCCGGGCGACGCCAACTGGCCGGAAGCCGCCTACAACGGCGACTACATCGCCGATATCGCCGCCGACTTCCTGGCCGGCAAGACCGTGAGCGCCTCGGACGGCGAGCCGGTGACCGCATCGGGCAACCCCGAGGATGTCGACTCGATCCGCAAGTTCGCGGTGACCTACCTTCGCAACGAGCAGGACATCGACTTGCAGGCCTTCGGCGTCAAGTTCGACCACTACTACCTGGAGTCGTCGCTGTACACCGACGGCCGCGTCGAAGCCGCGGTGCAGGCGCTGGTCGCCAAGGGCAAGACCTACGAGAGCGAAGGGGCGCTGTGGCTGCGCACCACCGACGACGGCGACGACAAGGACCGGGTCATGAAGAAGACCGACGGTACCTACACCTACTTCGTGCCGGACGTGGCCTACCACACCACCAAGTGGGAGCGCGGCTTCACCAAGGTCATCAACGTGCAGGGCAGCGACCACCACGGCACCATCGCGCGCGTGCGCGCCGGCCTGCAGGGCCTGGACATCGGCATCCCGAAGGGCTACCCCGACTACGTGCTGCACAAGATGGTCACCGTGATGAAGAACGGCGAGGAGGTGAAGATCTCCAAGCGCGCCGGCTCCTATGTGACCGTGCGCGACCTGATCGAATGGTCCAACGGCCAGGATGACACCTGCGAAACCATCCGCGCCTGCCTTGACGCCGGCGTGGCCGACTGGCCCGCGCACTTCACGCGCGGGCGCGACGCCGTGCGCTTCTTCCTGCTGTCGCGCAAGGCCGACACCGAGTTCGTGTTCGACGTGGACCTGGCGCTCAAGCAGAACGACGAGAACCCGGTGTACTACGTGCAGTACGCCCATGCGCGCATCTGCTCGATCTTCGAGTCGTGGGGCGGCGCCGACTGGGAGAGCCGCCTGCCCGAACTGGCCGGCTCCGACCTGGCGGCCGTCACCGGCGCCGACGCCAGTCCGCAGGCGCTCGCGCTGGGCCAGCGCCTGGCCGAGTTCCCCGAGATGCTGGCCGCCGCCGCCGGCGAGCTGGCGCCGCATGCGGTCGCGTTCTACCTGCGCGACCTGGCGGGAGATTTCCACGCGTTCTACAACGCCGACCGCGTGCTGGTCGACGACGAGACGGTCAAGCGCGCGCGCCTGGCGCTGCTGGCGGCAACGCGCCAGGTGCTGCGCAACGGCCTGGCGGTGATCGGCGTTTCGGCGCCGCGCCGCATGTAA
- a CDS encoding DUF883 family protein, protein MLTQNPNVRKEINHLADSADSTIRRIRHAARDTREAAGPISDEVRSLIAQLQHTIEVLASEGSEQSLNAGRRLRERAAEMTDRLRAQAGDSVTHVRERMDGAVVQAQQRVAESPLKSVGLAAAIGALIGLLLATRHRE, encoded by the coding sequence ATGCTGACGCAGAACCCGAATGTCCGGAAGGAAATCAACCACCTTGCCGACAGCGCAGACAGCACCATTCGCCGGATCCGGCACGCGGCGCGCGACACGCGCGAAGCGGCAGGACCGATCTCGGACGAGGTGAGATCCCTGATCGCCCAGCTTCAGCACACCATCGAGGTGCTGGCGAGCGAAGGATCGGAGCAGAGCCTGAACGCCGGGCGCCGCCTGCGCGAACGTGCCGCCGAGATGACCGACCGCCTGCGTGCGCAGGCCGGAGACAGCGTCACCCACGTGCGCGAACGCATGGACGGAGCGGTGGTGCAGGCGCAGCAGCGGGTGGCCGAATCCCCGCTCAAGTCAGTGGGGCTGGCGGCCGCGATCGGTGCGCTGATCGGCTTGTTGCTGGCGACTCGTCACCGGGAGTAG
- a CDS encoding response regulator, with the protein MSEQASNSPHRALRVLLIEDSAVLRGMLLEYLSDFPYVRSVDWADTEAMALRMVSGDMPYDVVIVDLQLRQGNGINVLRAMQREGLPGLRIVYTNHAQVSMYRSQCADAGADYFFDKSLELEQVFRVIEERAAAGS; encoded by the coding sequence ATGTCGGAGCAGGCTTCGAACTCCCCCCACCGGGCACTGCGCGTTCTGCTGATCGAGGATTCGGCAGTGCTGCGGGGCATGCTCCTCGAATACCTGAGCGACTTCCCGTATGTGCGCAGCGTCGACTGGGCCGATACCGAGGCCATGGCGCTGCGCATGGTGAGCGGCGACATGCCCTATGACGTGGTGATCGTCGACCTGCAGCTGCGCCAGGGCAACGGCATCAACGTGCTGCGCGCGATGCAGCGCGAAGGCTTGCCGGGCCTGCGCATCGTTTATACCAACCACGCGCAGGTGTCGATGTACCGCAGCCAGTGCGCCGACGCCGGGGCCGACTACTTCTTCGACAAGTCGCTGGAGCTCGAACAGGTGTTCCGCGTCATCGAGGAACGCGCGGCCGCCGGTTCCTGA
- a CDS encoding SDR family oxidoreductase, which translates to MRPLKVFLTGASSGLGQALAREYARQGAILGLVARREDALRDLAQSLPNPGAVHVYAADVRDADAMAGAAHDFLDRIGVPDVVIANAGVSVGTVASEREDLEAFRMVMDTNWFGVLTTFQPFLQPMHEREPGAGGWRGTLVGIASVAGVRGLPGGGAYSASKSAVIKLLESLRLEQRRHGIRVVTIAPGYIRTPMTAHNPYRMPFLTDADVFARKAVRAIAAGSRFKVIPWQMGVVAALMHVMPRWLYDALAAKAPRKPRRGSGD; encoded by the coding sequence ATGCGCCCCCTGAAAGTCTTCCTCACCGGCGCTTCCAGCGGCCTCGGCCAGGCGCTGGCGCGCGAGTATGCGAGGCAAGGCGCCATCCTCGGCCTGGTGGCGCGGCGCGAGGACGCCTTGCGTGATCTTGCGCAGAGCCTGCCCAATCCGGGCGCTGTCCACGTCTATGCCGCCGATGTGCGCGATGCCGACGCGATGGCGGGTGCCGCGCACGACTTCCTGGACCGTATCGGCGTGCCCGACGTGGTCATCGCCAACGCCGGCGTGTCGGTCGGCACGGTGGCCAGCGAGCGCGAGGATCTCGAGGCCTTCCGCATGGTGATGGACACCAACTGGTTCGGCGTGCTCACCACGTTCCAGCCCTTCCTGCAGCCGATGCATGAGCGCGAACCCGGCGCCGGCGGCTGGCGCGGTACGCTGGTGGGCATTGCCAGCGTGGCGGGCGTGCGCGGGCTGCCGGGCGGCGGCGCCTACAGCGCGTCCAAGTCGGCGGTGATCAAGCTTCTGGAAAGCCTGCGGCTGGAGCAGCGGCGCCATGGCATCCGCGTGGTGACCATTGCGCCGGGCTATATCCGCACGCCGATGACGGCGCATAACCCTTACCGCATGCCGTTCCTGACGGATGCCGACGTGTTCGCCCGCAAGGCCGTGCGCGCGATTGCGGCGGGGAGCCGCTTCAAGGTGATTCCGTGGCAGATGGGCGTGGTCGCGGCGCTGATGCACGTGATGCCGCGCTGGCTCTACGACGCGCTGGCCGCAAAGGCTCCGCGCAAGCCCCGCCGCGGCTCGGGAGACTGA
- a CDS encoding DUF1840 domain-containing protein: MLITFKSHAAQDLIMMRDLAVTLLGIIGKHLGERGVITVEELPRAIHKLEAAVSDAKRNHPAETSVSDGKHEDDEEEPLHLGQRAYPFLDMLRASQREGVDVLWGV; encoded by the coding sequence ATGCTGATCACCTTCAAATCCCACGCCGCGCAGGACCTGATCATGATGAGAGATCTGGCCGTGACGCTTCTGGGCATCATCGGCAAGCATCTCGGAGAGCGGGGGGTGATCACCGTGGAAGAGCTGCCTCGCGCGATCCACAAGCTCGAAGCCGCCGTCAGCGATGCCAAGCGCAACCACCCCGCCGAAACCTCGGTCAGCGACGGCAAGCATGAAGACGACGAGGAGGAACCGCTGCACCTCGGGCAGCGCGCCTATCCGTTCCTTGACATGCTGCGGGCCTCGCAGCGTGAAGGGGTCGATGTGTTATGGGGCGTGTGA
- a CDS encoding response regulator transcription factor, which yields MIRVLIADDHEIVRAGLRQFLADEPDIQVTGEAGSGDEVMAQLRDGEFDVLVLDISMPERNGIDVLKLIRQRKPDLPVLILSTYPEDQYAINLIRAGASGYLTKESDPDDLVKAIRTVAQGRRYVSAAVADLLIGGLDKPTEQPVHQMLSEREFQIFCKLSRGQSVSVIADELFLSVKTVSTYRSRILEKMGMKTNADLTYYAIKNGLVE from the coding sequence ATGATCCGCGTCCTGATCGCCGATGATCACGAGATTGTTCGCGCAGGGCTGCGCCAGTTTCTTGCTGATGAGCCTGATATCCAGGTCACCGGCGAGGCCGGCAGTGGCGACGAAGTCATGGCGCAATTGCGCGACGGCGAGTTCGACGTGCTGGTCCTCGACATTTCGATGCCCGAACGCAACGGCATCGATGTGCTCAAGCTGATCCGCCAGCGCAAGCCGGACCTGCCTGTGCTGATCCTCTCGACCTATCCCGAAGACCAGTACGCAATCAACCTGATTCGCGCGGGGGCTTCGGGCTACCTCACCAAGGAAAGCGATCCGGACGACCTGGTCAAGGCCATCCGCACCGTGGCCCAGGGCCGCCGCTATGTCAGCGCGGCCGTGGCGGACTTGCTGATCGGCGGGCTCGACAAGCCGACCGAGCAGCCGGTGCACCAGATGCTGTCGGAGCGTGAATTCCAGATCTTCTGCAAGTTGTCGCGCGGCCAGTCGGTCTCGGTGATCGCGGATGAGCTTTTCCTGAGCGTGAAGACCGTCAGCACCTACCGTTCGCGCATTCTGGAGAAAATGGGCATGAAGACCAATGCCGACCTGACCTACTACGCCATCAAGAACGGCCTGGTCGAATGA
- the metH gene encoding methionine synthase, translated as MSTNQLPPRPMRLSGLEPFTIDDDTLFVNVGERTNVTGSKAFARMILNGQFDEALAVARQQVENGAQIIDINMDEAMLDSKAAMVRFLNLIASEPDIARVPIMIDSSKWEVIEAGLQCVQGKPVVNSISLKEGEEQFRHHAELIRRYGAASVVMAFDEKGQADTFARKTEICKRSYDFLVNEVGFPPEDIIFDPNIFAVATGIEEHNNYAVDFIEATRWIKQNLPYAKVSGGVSNVSFSFRGNDVVREAIHTVFLYHAIEAGMDMGIVNAGQLGVYDQLDPELRERVEDVVLNRREDATDRLLEIADRFKGGGAKKEENLAWRGTPEQPVPVAKRLAHALVHGITNFIVDDTEEARQEIAARGGRPIEVIEGPLMDGMNIVGDLFGAGKMFLPQVVKSARVMKQAVAHLLPFIEEEKRQLAEAGGDVRSRGKIVIATVKGDVHDIGKNIVSVVLQCNNFEVVNMGVMVPCNEILAKAKVEGADIVGLSGLITPSLEEMAYVASEMQRDDYFRVKKIPLLIGGATTSRVHTAVKIAPNYEGPVVYVPDASRSVSVASSLLSDEGAAKYLDELKTDYERIRAQHAGKKATPMVTLAEARANKTPIDWSAYVPPKPKFIGRRVFRNYDLAELANFIDWGPFFQTWDLAGKFPDILNDEIVGESARRVFSDGKSMLSRLIQGRWLTANGVMALLPANTVNDDDIEIYTDETRSKVALTWHNVRQQSERPVVDGVRRPNRCLADFIAPKSSGVADYIGLFAVTAGIGVDKKEAQFEADHDDYSAIMLKALADRLAEAFAECLHERVRKDLWGYDAAEQLSNDELIAEKYRGIRPAPGYPACPEHTVKGPMFSFLDAAEIGMGITESLAMTPAASVSGFYLSHPDSTYFTIGKIGQDQLDDMAARRHEDRNAVARALAPNL; from the coding sequence ATGAGCACGAACCAACTGCCCCCGCGCCCGATGCGCCTGTCCGGCCTGGAGCCGTTCACGATCGACGACGACACGCTCTTCGTCAACGTCGGCGAACGTACCAACGTCACGGGCTCGAAGGCCTTCGCCCGCATGATCCTGAACGGCCAGTTCGACGAGGCGCTGGCCGTGGCCCGCCAGCAAGTCGAGAATGGCGCGCAGATCATCGACATCAACATGGACGAGGCGATGCTGGATTCGAAAGCGGCGATGGTCCGCTTCCTGAACCTTATCGCCTCCGAGCCCGACATCGCGCGCGTGCCGATCATGATCGACTCCTCCAAGTGGGAAGTGATCGAGGCCGGCCTGCAGTGCGTGCAGGGCAAGCCCGTGGTGAACTCGATCTCGCTGAAGGAAGGCGAGGAGCAGTTCCGCCACCACGCCGAGCTAATCCGCCGCTACGGCGCGGCTTCCGTGGTGATGGCCTTCGACGAGAAAGGCCAGGCCGACACGTTCGCGCGCAAGACCGAGATCTGCAAGCGCAGCTATGACTTCCTGGTGAACGAGGTCGGCTTCCCGCCCGAGGACATCATCTTCGACCCGAACATCTTCGCGGTGGCGACGGGTATCGAGGAACACAACAACTACGCGGTGGACTTCATCGAAGCCACGCGCTGGATCAAGCAGAACCTGCCGTACGCCAAGGTGAGCGGCGGCGTGTCGAACGTGTCGTTCTCGTTCCGCGGCAACGACGTGGTGCGCGAGGCGATCCACACCGTGTTCCTGTATCACGCCATCGAGGCGGGCATGGACATGGGCATCGTCAACGCGGGCCAGCTCGGCGTGTATGACCAGCTCGACCCCGAACTGCGCGAGCGCGTGGAAGACGTGGTGCTCAATCGCCGCGAAGACGCTACCGACCGGCTCCTGGAAATCGCCGACCGCTTCAAGGGCGGTGGTGCGAAGAAGGAAGAGAACCTCGCCTGGCGCGGCACGCCGGAGCAGCCGGTGCCGGTCGCGAAGCGCCTCGCGCATGCACTGGTGCATGGCATCACCAACTTCATCGTCGACGATACCGAAGAGGCGCGCCAGGAAATCGCCGCGCGCGGCGGACGTCCGATCGAGGTGATCGAAGGCCCGCTGATGGACGGCATGAACATCGTCGGCGACCTGTTCGGCGCCGGCAAGATGTTCCTGCCGCAGGTGGTCAAGAGCGCACGCGTGATGAAGCAGGCGGTAGCGCACCTGCTGCCCTTCATCGAGGAAGAGAAGCGCCAGCTGGCCGAGGCCGGCGGCGATGTCCGCTCGCGCGGCAAGATCGTCATCGCCACCGTCAAGGGCGACGTGCACGACATCGGCAAGAACATCGTGTCGGTGGTGCTCCAGTGCAATAACTTCGAAGTGGTCAACATGGGCGTGATGGTCCCGTGCAACGAGATCCTGGCCAAGGCCAAGGTCGAGGGCGCGGACATCGTCGGCCTGTCGGGGCTGATCACGCCGTCGCTCGAAGAGATGGCCTACGTGGCCTCGGAAATGCAGCGCGACGACTATTTCCGCGTGAAGAAGATCCCGCTGCTGATCGGCGGTGCCACGACTTCGCGCGTGCATACGGCGGTGAAGATCGCGCCGAACTATGAAGGCCCGGTGGTGTACGTGCCGGACGCTTCGCGCTCGGTCAGCGTGGCGTCGAGCCTGCTGTCGGACGAAGGCGCGGCGAAGTATCTCGACGAGCTGAAGACCGACTACGAGCGCATCCGCGCGCAGCACGCCGGCAAGAAGGCCACGCCGATGGTGACGCTGGCCGAGGCGCGCGCCAACAAGACGCCGATCGACTGGAGCGCCTATGTGCCGCCGAAGCCCAAGTTCATCGGCCGGCGCGTGTTCCGCAACTATGACCTGGCGGAACTGGCCAACTTCATCGACTGGGGCCCGTTCTTCCAGACCTGGGACCTGGCCGGCAAATTCCCGGACATCCTCAACGACGAGATCGTCGGCGAGTCCGCGCGCCGCGTGTTCTCGGACGGCAAGAGCATGCTGTCGCGCCTGATCCAGGGCCGCTGGCTGACCGCCAACGGCGTCATGGCGCTGCTGCCGGCCAATACCGTCAATGACGACGATATCGAGATCTATACCGACGAAACCCGCAGCAAGGTCGCGCTGACCTGGCACAACGTGCGCCAGCAGAGCGAGCGCCCGGTGGTCGACGGCGTGCGCCGTCCGAACCGCTGCCTGGCCGACTTCATCGCGCCGAAGTCGTCTGGCGTGGCGGACTATATCGGCCTGTTCGCGGTCACCGCCGGCATCGGCGTCGACAAGAAGGAAGCGCAGTTCGAGGCCGACCACGACGACTACAGCGCCATCATGCTCAAGGCGCTGGCCGACCGCCTCGCCGAGGCCTTCGCCGAGTGCCTGCACGAGCGCGTGCGCAAGGACCTGTGGGGCTATGACGCGGCGGAGCAGCTTTCCAACGACGAACTGATCGCCGAGAAGTATCGCGGCATCCGTCCGGCGCCCGGCTACCCGGCTTGCCCGGAGCACACCGTCAAGGGCCCGATGTTCAGCTTCCTCGACGCGGCCGAGATCGGCATGGGCATCACCGAATCGCTGGCGATGACGCCGGCCGCGTCGGTCAGCGGCTTCTACCTGTCGCATCCGGACTCGACCTACTTCACGATCGGCAAGATCGGCCAGGACCAGCTCGACGACATGGCGGCCCGCCGCCACGAGGACCGCAACGCCGTCGCGCGGGCGCTGGCACCCAACCTGTAA
- a CDS encoding thiol:disulfide interchange protein DsbA/DsbL, translated as MKKLAALIATFAAVGGLLMTAPAQAAPAEGKEYQVLKAPQPVPAGKIEVTEFFWYGCPHCFDFEPELEAWVKKQGKDVVFKRVPVAFRDDLLPHTKIFYALESIGKLDAMHAKVFNAIHVDRKRMLDPNEIADFMAKNGIDRKAFLDAYNSFSVTTNAQRANKIADAYKVDGVPTVVVQGKYVTSPSVAGTKASAIQAMDYLVTQVRDKKL; from the coding sequence ATGAAGAAACTCGCCGCACTGATCGCCACGTTCGCCGCTGTCGGCGGCCTGCTGATGACCGCTCCCGCCCAGGCGGCACCCGCCGAAGGCAAGGAATACCAGGTGCTCAAGGCGCCGCAGCCCGTGCCGGCCGGCAAGATCGAGGTCACCGAATTCTTCTGGTACGGCTGCCCCCACTGCTTCGACTTCGAGCCCGAGCTCGAGGCGTGGGTCAAGAAGCAGGGCAAGGACGTGGTCTTCAAGCGCGTGCCGGTGGCCTTCCGCGACGACCTGCTGCCGCACACCAAGATCTTCTATGCGCTGGAGTCCATCGGCAAGCTGGACGCCATGCACGCCAAGGTCTTCAATGCGATCCACGTCGACCGCAAGCGCATGCTGGACCCGAACGAGATCGCCGACTTCATGGCCAAGAACGGCATCGACCGCAAGGCCTTCCTGGACGCGTACAACTCGTTCTCGGTGACCACCAATGCGCAGCGCGCGAACAAGATCGCCGACGCCTACAAGGTCGATGGCGTGCCGACCGTGGTGGTCCAGGGCAAGTACGTGACCTCGCCGTCCGTCGCCGGTACCAAGGCCAGCGCGATCCAGGCCATGGATTACCTCGTGACCCAGGTCCGCGACAAGAAGCTCTGA
- a CDS encoding DUF1328 domain-containing protein, which translates to MLQYALVFFVIALIAAVFGFGGIAAGAVEIAKILFFIFLIVALVAAVMGLVRRR; encoded by the coding sequence ATGCTGCAATATGCACTCGTCTTTTTCGTTATTGCGCTGATCGCCGCGGTTTTCGGTTTTGGCGGTATTGCTGCCGGCGCCGTAGAGATTGCAAAGATCCTGTTCTTCATCTTCCTGATCGTGGCACTGGTCGCGGCCGTCATGGGTCTGGTCCGCAGACGGTGA
- a CDS encoding CHASE3 domain-containing protein, with protein sequence MFKQFKQSFLPHTLLLAGGILLTLAVLVASETGNIRLRESYNDVIRSQRVQTQLAALNGELVNAEAGERGFLLTGKDSYLEPYYQALPRINDLMARIRADYANDAEGLKLFGETSKQISSKLNEMALTLLYGKRDLAVALDLVRTDYGKQTMDNARRGLDALQAREAETVAHRLEGAERDVQLSRYGIALLTAINIVLLIAVGLGHAKRLTLSEAGRAQAEEEGVRLDRKVRARTRQLSALAGHLQRVTEDEKTRLARELHDELGAILTAIKLDLHWVRRRVQESQPEAADKLTRVMLHVDQGIQIKRRLIEDLRPTVLLNLGLRAALCQLVEDVAGRNHWESEVDVPEDLPRLSDAAAIALYRIAQESLTNASKYSQATHIRLSLGCTDEQLTLTIHDDGKGLPPDFDAGSTAGHHGLLGMEQRVTALGGSMEIVSSPNTGVSIRVEVPLAASILASAEEPAEVQPE encoded by the coding sequence ATGTTCAAGCAGTTCAAGCAGTCTTTCCTGCCCCATACCCTGCTGCTCGCTGGCGGCATCCTGCTGACCCTGGCGGTACTGGTCGCCTCCGAGACCGGCAATATCCGCCTGCGCGAGAGCTACAACGATGTCATCCGCTCACAGCGCGTGCAGACGCAGCTGGCCGCGCTCAACGGCGAGCTGGTCAATGCCGAGGCCGGCGAACGCGGCTTCCTGCTGACCGGCAAGGACAGCTATCTGGAGCCCTACTACCAGGCGCTGCCGCGCATCAACGACTTGATGGCGCGCATCCGCGCGGACTACGCCAACGATGCCGAAGGTCTCAAGCTGTTCGGCGAGACCTCCAAGCAGATCAGCAGCAAGCTCAATGAAATGGCGCTGACGCTGCTATACGGCAAGCGCGACCTGGCGGTGGCGCTGGACCTGGTGCGCACCGACTATGGCAAGCAGACCATGGACAACGCGCGCCGCGGCCTGGACGCGCTGCAGGCGCGCGAAGCCGAAACCGTCGCGCATCGGCTGGAGGGCGCCGAGCGCGATGTGCAATTGTCGCGTTACGGCATCGCCCTGCTGACCGCCATCAATATCGTGTTACTGATCGCCGTTGGCCTGGGCCATGCCAAACGCCTGACCTTGTCCGAAGCAGGACGCGCGCAGGCCGAGGAGGAAGGCGTCCGGCTGGACCGCAAGGTGCGCGCGCGCACGCGCCAGCTATCGGCGCTCGCGGGCCACCTGCAACGCGTGACGGAAGACGAGAAGACCCGCCTCGCGCGCGAACTGCACGACGAGCTCGGCGCCATCCTCACCGCGATCAAGCTGGACCTGCACTGGGTCCGCCGGCGCGTGCAGGAAAGCCAGCCGGAAGCCGCGGACAAGCTGACGCGGGTCATGCTCCACGTGGACCAGGGCATCCAGATCAAGCGCCGCCTGATCGAAGACCTGCGCCCCACCGTGCTGCTCAATCTCGGCCTGCGGGCCGCGTTGTGCCAGCTCGTCGAGGACGTCGCGGGGCGCAATCACTGGGAGTCCGAAGTCGACGTGCCGGAAGACCTGCCGCGCCTGAGCGACGCCGCCGCGATTGCGCTCTATCGCATCGCCCAGGAATCCCTCACCAACGCCAGCAAGTATTCGCAGGCGACCCATATCCGCCTGTCGCTGGGCTGCACGGACGAGCAGCTCACGCTGACGATCCACGACGACGGCAAGGGCCTGCCGCCTGATTTCGATGCCGGCAGCACCGCCGGCCACCATGGCCTGCTGGGCATGGAACAGCGCGTGACGGCGCTTGGCGGCAGCATGGAGATCGTGTCCTCGCCCAACACCGGGGTGAGCATCCGCGTCGAGGTGCCGCTCGCCGCGTCGATCCTGGCATCTGCGGAAGAACCGGCCGAAGTCCAGCCGGAATAG